A single genomic interval of Rhodopseudomonas palustris harbors:
- a CDS encoding serine hydrolase domain-containing protein: protein MPSQAAPAQSSTPTIGSAASAGMSEAALRRIDDHLRRLYLDSGKLPGTQTLVYRRGQIVYHSSLGFADVERKVAVRDDTIFRIYSMTKPITSVALMMLFEEGRVQLDDPVVKYIPQWANLGVFQAGIAPYFLTKPPARPMQVVDLLRHTSGLTYGFQNRTNIDAAYRDKGIGAFEKAGTLDSWIADLAQIPLEFSPGDAWNYSVSTDIVGYIVQKISGMPFEQFVKQRILDPLGMTDTDFYVPAAKAQRLAACYTADGKGGMTLSDDPATSSFLSPPALISGGGGLISTTADYLTFCRALLNGGELGGARLIGPKTLKLMTSNHLPGNRDLTQMSLSMFSEATNAGIGFGLGFAVNMNPAQTLLPGSAGEFYWGGAASTAFWIDPAEELITIFMTQLIPSSAYPIRRELRTLVYSAITESNL, encoded by the coding sequence ATGCCGAGCCAAGCCGCACCAGCCCAATCCTCGACGCCGACCATCGGATCGGCGGCCAGCGCCGGCATGTCCGAGGCCGCGCTGCGCCGGATCGACGATCATCTGCGGCGGCTGTATCTCGATTCCGGCAAGCTGCCCGGCACCCAGACGCTGGTGTATCGTCGCGGCCAGATCGTGTACCATTCGTCGCTCGGCTTCGCCGATGTCGAACGCAAAGTCGCGGTGCGCGACGACACCATCTTCCGCATCTATTCGATGACCAAGCCGATCACCTCGGTGGCATTGATGATGCTGTTCGAGGAAGGCCGGGTACAGCTCGACGATCCGGTGGTTAAGTACATTCCGCAATGGGCCAATCTCGGCGTGTTCCAGGCCGGCATCGCGCCGTATTTCCTGACCAAGCCGCCGGCGCGGCCGATGCAGGTGGTGGACCTGCTGCGCCACACCTCAGGCCTGACCTATGGCTTCCAGAATCGCACCAATATCGACGCCGCCTATCGCGACAAAGGCATCGGCGCATTCGAGAAGGCCGGCACGCTGGATTCCTGGATCGCCGACCTGGCGCAGATCCCGCTGGAGTTCTCGCCGGGTGACGCCTGGAATTACTCGGTGTCGACCGACATCGTCGGCTACATCGTACAGAAAATCAGCGGCATGCCGTTCGAACAGTTCGTCAAGCAGCGCATCCTCGACCCCCTCGGCATGACCGACACCGACTTCTACGTGCCGGCCGCCAAAGCGCAGCGGCTCGCCGCCTGCTACACTGCCGACGGCAAGGGCGGCATGACGCTGTCGGACGATCCGGCGACCTCGAGCTTCCTGAGCCCCCCGGCGCTGATCTCCGGCGGCGGAGGCCTGATCTCGACCACCGCAGACTATCTCACCTTCTGCCGTGCGCTGCTCAACGGCGGCGAACTCGGCGGCGCCCGGCTGATCGGACCGAAGACGCTGAAGCTAATGACCAGCAATCATTTGCCCGGCAATCGCGACCTCACTCAGATGTCGCTGTCGATGTTCTCCGAAGCCACCAATGCCGGCATCGGTTTCGGGCTCGGCTTCGCGGTCAACATGAATCCGGCGCAGACACTGCTCCCGGGCTCGGCCGGCGAATTCTATTGGGGCGGCGCCGCCTCGACGGCGTTCTGGATCGATCCGGCCGAAGAGCTGATCACCATCTTCATGACTCAGCTCATCCCCTCCAGCGCCTACCCGATCCGCCGCGAACTGCGGACCCTGGTGTACAGCGCGATCACAGAGAGTAATCTGTAG
- a CDS encoding intradiol ring-cleavage dioxygenase has translation MPQFDETDLTEAVVKSFDETPDPRMKLLMRELVRSLHDYVRRTGLTFEEWEKAIDFLTRTGQKCTPSRQEFILLSDVLGVSMLVDAVNHRDRAGATQTTVLGPFYVGEHKPTPHGADISEGVDGEPMYVTARVTDLDGAPIVNAAVDVWHADDDGFYDSQKPGYAEQGPSLRARFATDADGRVAFRTILPCSYPIPIDGPVGDLILAARRHPMRPAHVHFLVSAPGFEPLVTHVFIEGDKYLESDVVFGVKDELISNVELRNDAVMPDGREASGPWHLMTYEFRLKPGQGAAPRPMMASTA, from the coding sequence ATGCCTCAATTCGACGAGACCGACCTCACCGAGGCGGTCGTCAAGAGCTTCGACGAAACACCCGATCCGCGCATGAAGCTGTTGATGCGCGAGCTGGTGCGCTCGCTGCACGACTACGTCCGCCGCACCGGCCTGACCTTCGAGGAATGGGAGAAGGCGATCGATTTCCTCACCCGCACGGGGCAGAAATGCACGCCGAGCCGGCAGGAATTCATCCTGCTGTCGGACGTGCTCGGGGTCTCGATGTTGGTCGATGCCGTCAATCACCGCGACCGCGCCGGCGCGACGCAGACGACGGTGCTCGGCCCATTCTACGTCGGCGAGCACAAACCGACGCCGCATGGCGCCGACATCTCCGAAGGCGTCGATGGTGAGCCGATGTATGTCACGGCCCGTGTCACCGACCTCGACGGCGCGCCGATCGTGAACGCGGCGGTCGATGTCTGGCATGCCGACGACGACGGCTTCTACGATTCTCAGAAACCCGGCTATGCCGAGCAGGGCCCGTCGCTGCGAGCGCGGTTCGCGACCGACGCGGACGGCCGGGTGGCGTTCCGCACCATCCTGCCGTGCAGCTACCCGATCCCGATCGACGGCCCGGTCGGTGACCTGATCCTGGCGGCCCGCCGGCACCCGATGCGGCCGGCGCACGTGCATTTTCTGGTCAGCGCCCCTGGCTTCGAGCCGCTGGTCACCCATGTTTTCATTGAAGGTGATAAATATCTCGAGTCCGACGTCGTCTTCGGGGTCAAGGACGAGCTGATTTCGAACGTTGAATTGCGCAACGATGCGGTGATGCCCGACGGGCGCGAAGCCTCGGGACCGTGGCATTTGATGACCTACGAGTTCCGGCTGAAGCCGGGCCAAGGCGCCGCGCCGCGGCCGATGATGGCCAGCACGGCGTGA
- a CDS encoding aldo/keto reductase — MRRFGRMGPKLAPIGQGTWYIDQGDRVSALAALRRGLDLGLTHIDTAEMYGDAEPLVAEAIAGRRDEVFLVSKVLPSNASRRGTIAACERSLARLRTDRLDCYLLHWRGHYQLSETVAAFEELVAAGKILSWGVSNFDAGDLRELHRIAGDGKIACNQVLYHLLERAIEHTVIPWCEANGVAVTAYSPFGHDEFPAPRSAAGRLLQSIAGAHGATPRQVALAFLTRRPSVFAIPKAGNPSHAADNAAALALRLSEEEIDAIDQACPLGPEPASLPML; from the coding sequence ATGCGCAGATTCGGCCGGATGGGGCCGAAGCTTGCGCCGATCGGGCAGGGCACCTGGTATATCGACCAGGGTGACCGCGTATCGGCGCTCGCCGCGCTGCGGCGCGGCCTCGATCTCGGCCTGACGCACATCGATACGGCCGAGATGTATGGCGACGCCGAGCCGCTGGTCGCTGAGGCGATTGCCGGCCGGCGCGACGAAGTATTCTTGGTTTCGAAAGTGTTACCGAGCAACGCGTCCCGTCGAGGCACCATTGCGGCCTGCGAGCGCTCGCTGGCGCGGCTCCGCACCGATCGGCTCGACTGCTATCTGCTGCATTGGCGTGGGCATTATCAGCTCAGCGAGACGGTCGCGGCGTTCGAGGAGCTAGTCGCCGCCGGCAAGATCCTGTCCTGGGGCGTCAGCAATTTCGACGCCGGCGACCTGCGCGAGCTGCACCGGATCGCCGGCGACGGCAAGATCGCCTGCAATCAGGTGCTGTATCACCTGCTCGAACGGGCGATCGAGCACACAGTTATTCCGTGGTGCGAGGCTAACGGTGTCGCGGTGACGGCGTATTCGCCGTTCGGTCACGACGAATTCCCGGCGCCGCGTAGCGCGGCGGGCCGGCTGCTGCAGAGCATCGCCGGCGCCCATGGCGCGACGCCGCGGCAGGTGGCGCTGGCGTTTCTGACCCGGCGGCCGTCGGTGTTTGCGATTCCGAAGGCCGGCAATCCGTCCCACGCGGCGGACAATGCGGCGGCACTCGCGCTACGGCTCAGCGAGGAGGAGATCGACGCAATCGATCAGGCCTGTCCGCTCGGGCCGGAGCCCGCCAGCCTGCCGATGCTGTGA
- a CDS encoding DMT family transporter translates to MTVTSPSNDAVRRLTHRHADHPLRGIALIVGSTVFLACSDTLAKYLGRTLPPIEIGWIRFLVFLLIMIPVALASKESPLRSVRPKLQVLRALALVSSSVLFITSLQFLPIAEASATSFVAPLFVTALSIPLLGEHVGVRRWIATLVGLVGVLIVIRPGSAAFDPAVLLPILSAFVWALTLTLTRMISGADRAVVTMSFSALVGFITLSALVPFVWVTPSWQDIGIGLLVGLASTMGQWVVVLAYRYADASVLAPFTYSQLVWVAFLGFGVFGEVPDVWTFAGAAVIIGSGIYTAQRERLRRKQQELPSEPYPSP, encoded by the coding sequence TTGACCGTCACCTCGCCAAGCAACGACGCCGTGCGCCGGCTCACACACCGTCATGCCGACCATCCGCTGCGCGGCATCGCGCTGATCGTCGGCTCGACGGTGTTTCTCGCCTGCTCGGATACGCTGGCGAAGTATCTCGGCCGGACGCTGCCGCCGATCGAGATCGGCTGGATCCGGTTTCTGGTGTTCCTGCTGATCATGATCCCGGTGGCGCTCGCCTCCAAGGAGTCCCCGCTGCGCTCGGTGCGGCCGAAGCTGCAGGTGCTGCGGGCGCTGGCGCTGGTGTCGTCCTCGGTGCTGTTCATCACCAGTTTGCAATTCCTGCCGATCGCTGAAGCCTCGGCGACGTCGTTCGTGGCGCCGCTGTTCGTCACCGCGCTGTCGATCCCGCTGCTCGGCGAGCACGTCGGCGTCCGGCGCTGGATCGCGACGCTGGTCGGCCTCGTCGGTGTGCTGATCGTGATCAGGCCCGGCTCGGCGGCTTTCGACCCCGCCGTGCTGTTGCCGATCCTGTCGGCATTCGTATGGGCGTTGACGCTCACCTTGACGCGGATGATCAGCGGCGCCGATCGCGCCGTGGTCACGATGTCGTTCTCGGCGCTGGTCGGCTTCATCACGCTCAGCGCGCTAGTGCCGTTCGTCTGGGTGACGCCGAGCTGGCAGGATATCGGCATCGGACTGCTGGTCGGGCTCGCCTCGACCATGGGACAGTGGGTGGTGGTGCTGGCCTATCGCTATGCTGACGCCTCGGTGCTGGCGCCGTTCACCTACAGCCAGCTCGTCTGGGTGGCGTTTCTCGGTTTCGGCGTGTTCGGCGAGGTGCCGGACGTCTGGACCTTTGCCGGCGCCGCGGTGATCATCGGCAGTGGGATTTACACCGCGCAGCGTGAGCGGCTGCGCCGCAAGCAGCAGGAATTGCCGTCGGAGCCGTATCCGAGCCCGTGA
- a CDS encoding putative bifunctional diguanylate cyclase/phosphodiesterase has translation MITLAAVLCALGVVAAYGGLRSIRVSEGKGRRHWIIATCFASLSAVAAVVALVLLAASDAPLAPTIALVLMIGSVIATTGFASLAVWLSSIAGRRTQLTLAERDMVLDAILNDAARGFCLFDAVGRLQLWNEAFLDIYGIPPGREIAGHSLRRTLAVMQNSGNFVSDKRQLIELGAALASGGPASLVAELRDGRHIRIDLRRLPNGGWIAKHSDVTDHKQAEQRFAYLALHDVATGLPNRAAFNDRIVQSVEQARRFDGSFAVIRLGIDRFKEINDVFGQAVGDAVLAEMARRLADTCHWGFLARPGGDEFSIVTPPDAAADSIQDVCRQLTELCDTEFEVDGHRVRVGATAGVSVYPRDGDDADTLIAHADVALYRAKTEQRGTVCLFEPAMDLQIREKRALQRELAVALEQRQFEIHYQPQASTSGEIVGFEALLRWRHPVRGMVSPALFVPLAEETGQIGPIDEWVLRSVCAEAASWAKPLAIAVNFSPLDFRRFDVPALILQILLETGLEASRLEIEITEGVLIDDFAGAIAILRKIKNLGVRVAMDDFGAGYSSLSYLQSFPFDKIKIDQAFTRKLETNPESAAIVEAILSLARTLKLPVIAEGVETEKQLAFLAQAGCDEVQGYLIGRPQPIAHYRDLTTGETVAAAPLAQAV, from the coding sequence ATGATCACCCTTGCCGCCGTGCTGTGTGCGCTGGGCGTGGTCGCAGCCTATGGCGGGCTGCGCAGCATCCGGGTCAGCGAGGGCAAGGGTCGTCGGCACTGGATCATCGCGACCTGCTTTGCATCGCTCAGCGCAGTTGCGGCCGTTGTGGCGTTGGTGCTGCTGGCAGCCTCGGATGCGCCGCTCGCGCCGACCATCGCACTGGTGCTGATGATCGGCTCGGTGATCGCCACCACCGGCTTTGCCAGCCTGGCGGTGTGGCTGAGTTCGATCGCAGGCCGCCGCACCCAACTGACCTTGGCCGAACGCGACATGGTGCTGGACGCGATCCTCAACGATGCGGCGCGCGGCTTCTGCCTGTTCGACGCCGTGGGGCGGCTGCAGCTCTGGAACGAAGCCTTTCTGGATATCTATGGAATTCCGCCCGGACGTGAGATCGCCGGCCACAGTCTGCGCCGCACGCTGGCGGTGATGCAGAATTCCGGCAACTTCGTCAGCGACAAGCGGCAACTGATCGAACTCGGTGCCGCGCTCGCCTCGGGCGGTCCGGCCAGCCTAGTCGCGGAGCTGCGCGACGGCCGCCATATCCGGATCGATCTCCGGCGTCTGCCGAACGGCGGCTGGATCGCCAAGCACAGCGATGTCACCGATCACAAACAGGCCGAGCAGCGCTTCGCCTATCTGGCGCTGCACGACGTCGCCACCGGTCTGCCGAACCGCGCCGCATTCAACGATCGCATCGTGCAGAGCGTCGAGCAGGCTCGCCGCTTCGACGGCAGCTTCGCGGTGATCCGGCTCGGCATCGATCGCTTCAAAGAGATCAACGACGTGTTCGGCCAGGCGGTCGGAGACGCGGTGCTGGCCGAAATGGCCCGCCGTCTCGCCGACACCTGCCATTGGGGCTTCCTGGCGCGGCCCGGCGGCGACGAATTCTCGATCGTCACGCCGCCCGATGCTGCGGCCGACTCGATCCAGGACGTCTGCCGGCAACTGACCGAACTGTGCGACACCGAGTTCGAGGTCGACGGCCATCGCGTCCGTGTGGGGGCGACCGCTGGTGTCAGCGTCTATCCGCGCGACGGCGATGACGCCGACACACTGATTGCCCATGCGGACGTCGCACTGTATCGCGCTAAGACCGAGCAGCGCGGCACGGTGTGTCTGTTCGAGCCGGCGATGGATCTGCAGATCCGCGAAAAGCGCGCCCTGCAGCGTGAGCTTGCGGTGGCGCTGGAGCAACGGCAGTTCGAAATCCACTACCAGCCGCAGGCCAGTACATCCGGCGAGATCGTCGGCTTCGAAGCGCTGCTGCGCTGGCGCCATCCGGTACGCGGCATGGTGTCGCCGGCGCTGTTCGTGCCGCTCGCGGAAGAGACCGGCCAGATCGGTCCGATCGACGAATGGGTGCTGCGCAGCGTCTGCGCCGAAGCGGCGTCCTGGGCCAAGCCGCTGGCGATCGCGGTCAACTTCTCGCCGCTCGACTTCCGCCGCTTCGATGTGCCGGCGCTGATCCTACAGATTTTGCTTGAGACTGGACTGGAGGCGTCGCGCCTCGAGATCGAAATCACCGAAGGCGTGCTGATCGATGATTTCGCCGGCGCGATCGCGATCCTGCGCAAGATCAAGAATCTCGGCGTGCGCGTCGCGATGGATGATTTCGGCGCCGGCTACTCGTCGCTGTCGTATCTGCAGTCGTTTCCGTTCGACAAGATCAAGATCGATCAGGCCTTCACCCGCAAGCTCGAGACCAATCCGGAATCGGCCGCGATCGTCGAAGCGATCCTCAGCCTGGCGCGGACGCTGAAACTGCCGGTGATCGCCGAGGGCGTCGAGACTGAAAAGCAGCTCGCGTTTCTGGCTCAAGCCGGCTGCGACGAGGTGCAGGGCTATCTGATCGGCAGGCCGCAGCCGATAGCGCATTACCGCGATCTGACCACCGGCGAAACGGTTGCAGCGGCACCGTTGGCGCAAGCCGTTTGA
- a CDS encoding aldehyde dehydrogenase family protein yields the protein MVNRMQFYIDGAWVDPVVKKSTPVVNPATEEAMYEVALGSKADVDKAVAAAKRAFETFSVTSREERIALLEKVVAIYKSRMKEIGAAISDEMGAPLPMAEKMQAGAGLGHIMSTLDVLKNYQFEEPLGSAMIVREPIGVVGMITPWNWPLNQIACKVAPAIAAGCTMVLKPSEFTPTSALLFAEILHEAGVPKGVFNLVNGLGPEVGAAMSEHPDIDMISFTGSTRAGIDVAQRAAPTVKRVSQELGGKSPNVILEDADLTKAVTGGVMHMFNNSGQSCNAPSRMIVPLSKMKEVAAIAKGVAEKTKAGDPRGEGTTIGPVVNRIQWDKIQTLINKGIEEGATLVAGGPGLPEGVNKGFYVRPTVFADVTKDMTIAREEIFGPVLVIMGAKDENEAVELANDTPYGLAGYVSAGSVDRARAVGRKIRAGNVNLQGVPNERTAPFGGYKQSGNGREWGKFGLEEYLEVKAIAGFNAA from the coding sequence ATGGTCAACCGCATGCAGTTCTACATCGATGGCGCCTGGGTCGATCCCGTCGTCAAGAAGTCGACGCCGGTCGTCAATCCCGCCACCGAAGAGGCGATGTATGAGGTTGCGCTCGGCTCCAAGGCCGACGTCGACAAGGCAGTCGCCGCCGCCAAGCGCGCGTTCGAGACGTTCTCGGTGACCAGCCGCGAAGAGCGTATCGCGCTGCTGGAGAAGGTGGTCGCGATCTACAAGAGCCGGATGAAGGAAATCGGCGCTGCGATCTCCGACGAGATGGGCGCGCCGCTGCCGATGGCCGAGAAGATGCAGGCCGGCGCCGGCCTCGGCCACATCATGTCGACGCTCGACGTGCTGAAGAACTATCAGTTCGAGGAGCCGCTCGGCTCGGCGATGATCGTGCGTGAGCCGATCGGCGTCGTCGGCATGATCACGCCGTGGAACTGGCCGCTCAATCAGATCGCCTGCAAGGTTGCGCCGGCGATTGCGGCCGGCTGCACCATGGTGCTGAAGCCGAGCGAATTCACCCCGACCTCGGCGCTGCTGTTCGCCGAAATCCTGCACGAAGCCGGCGTGCCGAAGGGCGTGTTCAACCTCGTCAACGGCCTCGGCCCGGAGGTCGGCGCGGCGATGAGTGAACATCCCGACATCGACATGATCTCGTTCACCGGCTCGACCCGCGCCGGCATCGACGTCGCCCAGCGCGCTGCGCCGACGGTGAAGCGCGTCAGCCAGGAACTTGGCGGCAAGTCGCCGAACGTCATCCTTGAGGATGCCGACCTGACCAAGGCGGTGACCGGCGGCGTGATGCACATGTTCAACAACTCCGGCCAGTCGTGCAACGCGCCGAGCCGGATGATCGTGCCGCTGTCGAAGATGAAGGAGGTCGCGGCGATCGCCAAGGGCGTCGCCGAGAAGACCAAGGCCGGCGATCCGCGCGGCGAAGGCACCACCATCGGTCCGGTCGTCAACCGCATCCAGTGGGACAAGATCCAGACGCTGATCAACAAGGGCATCGAAGAGGGCGCCACCCTGGTCGCCGGCGGTCCCGGCCTGCCGGAAGGCGTCAACAAGGGCTTCTATGTGCGCCCGACGGTGTTCGCCGACGTCACCAAGGACATGACCATCGCGCGCGAAGAAATCTTCGGGCCGGTGCTGGTGATCATGGGCGCCAAGGACGAAAACGAAGCGGTCGAACTTGCCAACGACACGCCGTATGGTCTGGCCGGCTATGTCTCGGCAGGCTCGGTTGATCGCGCCCGCGCGGTCGGCCGCAAGATCCGCGCCGGCAACGTCAACCTGCAGGGCGTGCCCAACGAACGCACCGCGCCGTTCGGCGGCTACAAGCAGTCGGGCAACGGCCGCGAGTGGGGCAAGTTCGGTCTCGAAGAATATCTCGAGGTCAAGGCGATCGCCGGCTTCAACGCCGCGTAA
- a CDS encoding acyltransferase family protein yields MAVTLRTDTIHFGALDSWRGLCAILVALFHLGVLGHIHDVPLIRNAFLFVDFFFVLSGFVITHAYLGRLNTGSEFTAFAIKRLGRIWPLHVVVLAAFVLAEAVNFALAMAIGFKTGHAPFAAEGYRPLAAIPAQLLLLQAVNVSDKLTWNFPSWSIGAEYWTYLVFGLIALAMPRWRTFVLGAVGLLAAAVVASFSKHGIETTYDFGLFRCLYGFTVGHLTYLIYRTAKAAPSQRFGTAIEVGMVALICGFVVAAGRGPLSLAAPLLFGLTVLIFAYERGLVSRMLKWPVFVKLGELSYSIYMVHAFVALMIMTAATIGQKLIGRPLLVEQIHDGEPVKVIANLNVYVLDAIFVAYIGIVIGLSALTRRLVEIPGQRLFGRWAQKAASAPRPAAAPLGPVSQQP; encoded by the coding sequence ATGGCCGTGACGCTACGAACCGACACCATTCATTTCGGCGCGCTCGACAGTTGGCGTGGCCTGTGCGCGATCCTGGTCGCGCTGTTTCATCTCGGTGTGCTCGGCCACATCCACGACGTTCCGCTGATCAGAAACGCGTTTCTGTTCGTCGACTTCTTCTTCGTGCTCAGCGGTTTTGTGATCACCCACGCGTATCTCGGGCGCCTCAACACGGGCTCTGAGTTCACGGCCTTCGCGATCAAGCGGCTGGGGCGGATCTGGCCTTTGCACGTCGTCGTGCTGGCGGCGTTCGTGCTGGCTGAAGCCGTCAATTTCGCGCTGGCAATGGCGATCGGCTTCAAGACCGGACATGCGCCGTTCGCCGCAGAAGGATATCGACCGCTGGCCGCGATCCCGGCGCAATTGCTGCTGCTGCAGGCGGTGAATGTCTCGGACAAGCTCACGTGGAACTTCCCAAGCTGGAGCATCGGGGCCGAATACTGGACCTATCTCGTCTTCGGCCTGATCGCGCTCGCCATGCCGCGGTGGCGGACGTTTGTGCTGGGTGCGGTCGGGCTGCTCGCGGCGGCGGTCGTGGCATCGTTTTCAAAGCACGGCATCGAAACCACCTACGACTTCGGATTGTTTCGCTGTCTGTACGGCTTCACGGTGGGCCATCTGACCTATCTGATCTACCGGACTGCGAAGGCTGCGCCGAGCCAGCGTTTCGGCACAGCGATCGAGGTCGGCATGGTCGCATTGATCTGCGGTTTCGTCGTTGCCGCCGGAAGAGGGCCGCTGTCGCTGGCTGCGCCTCTGCTGTTCGGCTTGACCGTGCTTATCTTTGCTTACGAGCGCGGCCTGGTCTCGCGCATGTTGAAGTGGCCGGTGTTCGTCAAGCTCGGCGAGCTGTCGTATTCGATCTACATGGTCCACGCTTTCGTGGCTTTGATGATCATGACCGCTGCGACGATCGGGCAGAAATTGATCGGGCGCCCCTTGCTCGTGGAACAGATCCACGACGGCGAACCGGTGAAGGTGATTGCCAACCTGAACGTCTACGTGCTGGACGCGATCTTCGTGGCCTACATCGGGATCGTCATCGGCCTCTCGGCGCTGACCAGACGGCTGGTCGAAATCCCCGGCCAACGTTTGTTCGGCCGTTGGGCCCAGAAGGCAGCTTCGGCACCTCGACCGGCCGCAGCTCCACTGGGACCGGTGTCACAGCAACCTTAG
- a CDS encoding IlvD/Edd family dehydratase encodes MADGLRKGLTAYGDSGFSLFLRKAFIKAMGYSDDALDRPIVGITNTHSDYNPCHGNAPQIIEAVKRGVMLAGAMPMVFPTISIAESFAHPTSMYLRNLMAMDTEEMIRAQPMDAVVVIGGCDKTLPAQVMAAVSADLPTVVIPVGPMVVGHHKGEVLGACTDCRRLWAKYRAGEIDDAEIEAVNGRLAPSVGTCMVMGTASTMACMIEAMGLSLPMSATIPAPHAERFRSAEASGRVAAAMAKAKGPRPSEILTPAAFRNAQVVLQAIGGSTNGLIHLTAIAGRVPHRIDLDEFDAIGRKVPVLVDLKPSGAHYMEHFHHAGGVPKLMAQLGDLIELDASTVTGVALREVVAQAEDVLGQDVIRSRDNPIRGEGGLAVLHGNLAPRGALIKHAAASPGLLQHTGRAVVFETLEDMARRIDDPDLDVAADDVLVLRNAGPKGAPGMPEAGYLPIPLKLARAGVKDMVRISDARMSGTAFGTIVLHITPESAEGGPLALVQTGDRIALDVAARRIDLLVDDAELTRRRTALPATAAIRPARGYAQLFHDAVLQADEGCDFDFLTAAGRGG; translated from the coding sequence ATGGCCGACGGATTGCGCAAGGGACTGACAGCTTACGGCGATTCAGGATTCTCGCTGTTCCTGCGCAAAGCCTTCATCAAGGCCATGGGCTATTCGGACGACGCGCTCGACCGGCCGATCGTCGGCATCACCAACACCCACAGCGACTACAATCCCTGCCACGGCAACGCGCCGCAGATCATCGAAGCGGTGAAGCGCGGTGTGATGCTGGCCGGCGCGATGCCGATGGTGTTTCCGACCATCTCGATCGCCGAGAGTTTTGCGCATCCGACCTCGATGTACTTGCGCAATCTGATGGCGATGGACACCGAGGAGATGATCCGCGCCCAGCCGATGGACGCGGTGGTGGTGATCGGCGGCTGCGACAAGACGCTGCCAGCACAAGTGATGGCGGCGGTGTCGGCCGATCTGCCGACGGTGGTGATCCCGGTCGGCCCGATGGTGGTTGGGCATCACAAGGGCGAGGTACTCGGCGCCTGCACCGACTGTAGGCGGCTGTGGGCGAAGTATCGCGCCGGCGAGATCGACGATGCCGAGATCGAAGCGGTCAACGGCCGGCTGGCGCCGTCTGTCGGCACCTGCATGGTGATGGGCACCGCGTCGACGATGGCCTGCATGATCGAGGCGATGGGGCTGTCGCTGCCGATGAGCGCGACGATCCCGGCGCCACATGCCGAACGGTTCCGCTCCGCCGAAGCCAGCGGACGTGTTGCCGCTGCGATGGCCAAGGCCAAGGGGCCGCGCCCGAGCGAGATCCTGACGCCGGCGGCGTTCCGCAACGCGCAGGTGGTGCTGCAGGCGATCGGCGGATCGACCAACGGGCTGATCCATCTCACCGCAATCGCCGGCCGTGTGCCGCACCGGATTGACCTCGACGAGTTCGACGCGATCGGCCGAAAGGTGCCGGTGCTGGTCGATCTCAAGCCGTCCGGCGCGCACTACATGGAGCATTTCCACCACGCCGGCGGCGTGCCGAAGCTGATGGCGCAGCTCGGTGATTTGATCGAACTTGACGCCAGCACCGTGACCGGCGTGGCGCTGCGTGAAGTGGTGGCGCAGGCCGAGGACGTGCTGGGGCAGGACGTGATCCGCTCGCGCGATAATCCGATCCGCGGCGAGGGCGGGCTCGCGGTGCTTCACGGCAACCTGGCGCCGCGCGGCGCGCTGATCAAACACGCCGCCGCATCGCCCGGCCTGCTGCAGCACACCGGCCGCGCGGTGGTGTTCGAGACGCTGGAGGACATGGCGCGGCGGATCGACGATCCCGATCTCGACGTTGCGGCCGACGACGTGCTGGTGCTGCGCAATGCCGGACCGAAGGGCGCGCCCGGGATGCCGGAGGCAGGCTATCTGCCGATCCCTCTGAAGCTGGCGCGGGCAGGGGTGAAGGACATGGTGCGGATCTCCGACGCCCGGATGAGCGGCACCGCGTTCGGCACCATCGTGCTGCACATCACGCCGGAGAGCGCCGAGGGCGGACCGCTGGCGCTGGTGCAGACCGGCGATCGCATCGCCCTTGATGTCGCCGCGCGCCGGATCGACCTGCTGGTCGACGACGCCGAGCTGACCCGCCGCCGCACCGCGCTGCCGGCGACCGCAGCGATCCGCCCGGCACGCGGCTATGCGCAGCTGTTCCATGACGCGGTGCTGCAAGCCGATGAAGGCTGCGACTTCGACTTTCTCACCGCGGCGGGGCGCGGAGGGTAG
- the cowN gene encoding N(2)-fixation sustaining protein CowN: protein MSASFDRYVSFQHCDWEGRSERVMQRLQRHVEAAENPFWAYFAQKRAELRDKQGLDDLRILHNYLPTLRELLEDNGDLETLEMLEDLEANLM, encoded by the coding sequence ATGTCAGCTTCCTTCGATCGTTATGTCAGCTTCCAACACTGCGACTGGGAGGGTCGCTCCGAGCGGGTGATGCAGCGACTGCAACGCCATGTGGAGGCCGCCGAGAATCCGTTCTGGGCTTACTTCGCCCAGAAGCGCGCCGAGCTGCGCGACAAGCAGGGCCTCGACGACCTGCGCATCCTCCACAACTACCTGCCGACGCTGCGCGAGCTGCTCGAAGACAATGGCGACCTCGAAACCCTTGAGATGCTGGAGGATCTCGAAGCCAACCTGATGTGA